The Clostridiaceae bacterium HFYG-1003 genome includes a window with the following:
- a CDS encoding 16S rRNA (uracil(1498)-N(3))-methyltransferase, whose protein sequence is MHKFFTQDITEMTARITGDDVKHAWKVLRLKEGDRVLVNNLDGQDYQGEIRSINKTEVVVSLDEKIAQTNESPLELTIFQGLPKGQKMELVCQKLTELGAVRLVPLITQRVIPEVRSEYKKLDRLRRITLEAGKQSMRSRIMKVAEPIELTELEQEMRGLDLILVPYENQEGTGLAGCEDEIRASRRIGIVVGPEGGFESSEIQWLQENGARIITLGPRILRTETCALSVVSILQYIAGDMAGVRPAKEELHESRV, encoded by the coding sequence TTGCATAAATTTTTTACACAGGATATTACGGAGATGACAGCCAGAATTACCGGGGATGACGTCAAGCATGCCTGGAAGGTACTGCGCCTCAAGGAAGGGGACAGGGTACTGGTTAACAATTTGGACGGACAGGATTACCAGGGGGAGATTCGATCCATCAATAAGACCGAGGTTGTGGTGAGTTTGGATGAAAAAATCGCCCAGACCAATGAGAGTCCTTTGGAATTGACAATCTTTCAGGGACTTCCCAAAGGTCAGAAAATGGAACTGGTATGTCAGAAACTGACCGAGCTTGGCGCTGTGCGGCTGGTGCCGCTGATTACTCAACGGGTCATACCGGAAGTGCGGTCGGAATATAAAAAACTTGACCGGCTGCGCCGGATTACGCTGGAGGCCGGAAAACAGTCGATGCGGAGCAGGATTATGAAGGTAGCTGAGCCCATCGAGCTGACGGAACTGGAACAGGAAATGCGGGGATTGGACCTGATTCTCGTCCCTTATGAAAATCAGGAAGGTACCGGTCTTGCCGGATGCGAGGATGAGATTCGCGCTTCGCGGCGAATTGGCATTGTGGTCGGACCGGAAGGTGGGTTTGAGTCTTCTGAAATCCAATGGCTGCAAGAGAACGGAGCCAGAATAATTACACTGGGCCCCAGGATCCTGCGGACAGAAACCTGTGCCCTTAGTGTTGTATCGATCCTGCAGTATATTGCCGGAGATATGGCTGGTGTTCGTCCGGCGAAGGAGGAACTTCATGAAAGTCGCGTTTGA